Proteins from one Tautonia marina genomic window:
- a CDS encoding RNA 2'-phosphotransferase, which yields MPSQLIRVSKFLSLVLRHKPESIGLTLDEGGWAVVDELIACAGRHGTRLDRGLIFEVVASNDKQRFRLSDDGLRIRASQGHSIAVDLGLVPVPPPEVLYHGTATRFLDAILREGLRPSGRQHVHLSGDEGTAVTVGRRHGAPVVLRVAAGRMVDDGFVFFRSNNGVWLTDRVPALYLEEADGGRR from the coding sequence ATGCCATCGCAATTGATCCGGGTCAGTAAGTTTCTAAGCCTCGTCTTGCGGCACAAACCGGAATCGATCGGTCTGACGCTCGACGAGGGAGGCTGGGCGGTGGTGGATGAGCTGATCGCGTGCGCCGGGAGACACGGGACGAGGTTGGACCGGGGGTTGATTTTCGAGGTTGTCGCATCGAATGACAAGCAACGGTTCCGCTTGAGTGACGACGGCCTGCGGATTCGGGCAAGCCAGGGGCATTCGATTGCAGTCGATCTGGGGCTGGTGCCGGTGCCTCCGCCCGAGGTGCTCTACCACGGAACGGCGACGCGATTCCTCGACGCGATCTTGCGCGAGGGGCTTCGACCGTCGGGGAGGCAGCACGTTCACCTTTCGGGAGATGAAGGGACGGCGGTCACGGTCGGCCGCCGGCACGGAGCGCCGGTGGTTCTTCGGGTGGCGGCCGGGAGGATGGTTGACGACGGATTCGTCTTTTTTCGATCGAACAACGGTGTCTGGCTGACCGATCGGGTTCCGGCCCTGTATCTGGAGGAGGCCGA
- a CDS encoding thioredoxin domain-containing protein, which translates to MNHAADRPANRLAGETSPYLLQHQHNPVDWYPWGEEAFARARTEDKPIFLSVGYSACHWCHVMERESFEDDAIARIMNEYFINVKVDREERPDVDQIYMAAIQALSGHGGWPMSVFLTPDGKPFWGGTYFPPRDARGMPGFARVLTSIHDAWTDRRDALMNSARELTEHLGAAGRVPPSEGELDSGLLDHALKQLERAFEPKDGGFGSAPKFPHPMDLRLLLRLHRRKGDDHSLYMVRHTLGKMARGGIYDHLGGGFARYSTDNEWLVPHFEKMLYDNALLASTCIEASQLTGDPEFARVAREIFDYTLGRMTDPEGGFYSTEDADSEGEEGKYYVWTLDEIRSVLGTDRTEMFARVYDVTERGNWEGHTILNMPRPLDQVAEALGRPLDELRAELDEDRAKLLAVREQRIPPGKDTKVLTSWNGLMIAAMADGGHALGDDRYLDAAEKAAGFILDRMRGDDGRLLHSFKDGQAKFNAYLDDYANLIDGLTRLFEATGRVRWIDSALELTDVMIAQFFDAEDGGFFYTGVDHEALITRTKDAYDNATPSGNAMAATALARLAALTGRSDLEDLARRTIQSVRLVLEKAPTAAGQSLIALDFLLGRSKEIAVVAGANRGEQVEVLRRIRSRFLPHAVVAPSAPQGEDQAEAARIVPLLADRPARDGKATIYVCENFACREPVFADRLESALGDG; encoded by the coding sequence ATGAACCACGCTGCCGACCGACCCGCCAACCGCCTTGCCGGGGAGACGAGCCCCTACCTGCTTCAGCATCAGCACAACCCGGTCGACTGGTATCCGTGGGGCGAGGAAGCCTTTGCAAGGGCCAGAACCGAGGACAAGCCGATCTTCCTGTCGGTCGGTTACTCGGCCTGCCACTGGTGCCACGTGATGGAGCGGGAGAGCTTCGAGGATGACGCGATCGCCCGGATCATGAACGAGTACTTCATCAACGTGAAGGTCGATCGGGAAGAGCGGCCCGACGTGGACCAGATCTACATGGCGGCGATTCAGGCCCTGAGCGGGCACGGCGGCTGGCCGATGTCGGTCTTTCTCACCCCCGATGGTAAGCCCTTCTGGGGGGGAACTTATTTCCCTCCGAGAGACGCCCGGGGGATGCCGGGATTTGCTCGCGTGTTGACCAGTATTCATGATGCCTGGACCGATCGCCGAGATGCCTTGATGAACTCGGCCAGGGAGCTGACCGAGCACCTGGGAGCGGCGGGCCGGGTGCCGCCGTCGGAGGGGGAGCTCGACTCGGGCTTGCTCGATCATGCGTTGAAGCAACTGGAGCGGGCGTTCGAGCCGAAGGACGGCGGGTTCGGATCGGCACCGAAGTTCCCTCATCCGATGGATCTGCGCTTGCTGTTGCGGTTGCATCGACGCAAGGGGGACGATCACTCGTTGTACATGGTTCGGCACACGCTCGGGAAGATGGCGAGAGGGGGAATCTACGACCACCTCGGCGGCGGGTTTGCGCGGTATTCGACGGACAATGAGTGGCTGGTGCCGCACTTCGAGAAGATGCTGTATGATAATGCGTTGCTTGCATCGACGTGCATCGAGGCGTCTCAATTGACCGGCGACCCGGAGTTCGCCCGGGTGGCCCGGGAGATCTTCGACTACACCCTCGGCCGGATGACCGACCCCGAGGGGGGCTTCTACTCCACCGAGGACGCCGACAGCGAAGGAGAGGAAGGGAAGTATTACGTCTGGACGCTTGATGAGATCCGATCGGTCCTCGGAACCGATCGGACCGAGATGTTCGCAAGGGTCTACGACGTGACCGAGCGGGGGAACTGGGAAGGGCATACGATCTTGAACATGCCCAGGCCGCTGGATCAGGTTGCGGAGGCACTCGGCCGACCCCTGGACGAGCTCCGCGCCGAACTGGATGAGGACCGGGCGAAACTGTTGGCCGTGCGGGAGCAGCGAATTCCGCCAGGCAAGGATACGAAGGTCTTGACCTCGTGGAACGGCCTGATGATCGCCGCGATGGCCGATGGAGGTCATGCGCTGGGTGATGATCGCTACCTCGACGCGGCGGAGAAGGCGGCGGGGTTCATCCTTGATCGGATGCGAGGTGACGATGGGCGACTGCTGCACAGCTTCAAGGATGGTCAGGCGAAGTTCAACGCGTATCTGGATGACTATGCGAACCTGATCGACGGCCTGACGCGGTTGTTCGAGGCAACGGGACGAGTCCGTTGGATTGACTCGGCCTTGGAACTGACGGACGTGATGATCGCTCAGTTTTTTGATGCCGAGGATGGCGGGTTCTTCTATACCGGGGTTGATCACGAAGCCCTGATTACCCGCACGAAGGACGCTTACGACAACGCGACACCGTCGGGTAACGCGATGGCCGCGACGGCGCTGGCACGGTTGGCGGCGTTGACGGGTCGATCGGATCTGGAGGACCTGGCGCGTCGGACGATTCAATCGGTTCGCCTGGTGCTGGAGAAGGCCCCAACGGCGGCGGGGCAGAGTTTGATCGCGCTCGATTTTCTGCTCGGCCGATCGAAAGAAATCGCCGTGGTCGCGGGAGCGAATCGAGGGGAACAGGTTGAGGTCTTGCGGCGGATTCGGTCGCGGTTTTTGCCCCATGCGGTCGTCGCTCCCTCAGCTCCCCAGGGGGAAGACCAGGCCGAAGCCGCGCGGATCGTGCCCTTGCTGGCCGATCGCCCGGCGAGGGACGGGAAGGCAACGATTTATGTTTGCGAGAACTTTGCCTGCCGGGAGCCGGTCTTTGCCGATCGGCTGGAATCGGCCCTGGGGGACGGATGA